From Toxorhynchites rutilus septentrionalis strain SRP chromosome 2, ASM2978413v1, whole genome shotgun sequence, a single genomic window includes:
- the LOC129768648 gene encoding zinc finger protein 239-like isoform X1 → MTSISNNFDQCSFCSNMCNNIHHHVLVPSHQEQKLKTVLQKLRSFTSPLSSYPTCDKCHQEFITVHKIPESCFQMLSIAEPTDIKIEPELMINDELSNNENILEVDSAVGFGPIGQDDEMQIKRENGHQLSSIPDAVTIRKKGSLGKGGIPFECEKCEQTFATKYRLKVHVLTHTGERPFPCPYCQNAFRESATLRTHIRTHTGERPFTCSYCSEAFIQISSLRYHIRTHTGERPYSCPQCPKTFVKSSALQMHIRAHPEEEPLFKCKKCEKTFPSRTKLKVHVRTHTGKSPYSCPHCQNAYRNPSTLRVHIRSHTGESPYACPHCPKMFKQSSSLKPHIRTHTGERPFSCPHCPKAFRQNTALKQHILIHTD, encoded by the exons ATGACGTCTATTAGCAACAACTT TGACCAATGTAGCTTTTGCTCCAACATGTGCAATAATATACACCATCACGTGCTGGTTCCCTCTCATCAAGAGCAGAAGCTAAAAACTGTCCTGCAGAAGTTGAGAAGTTTCACTTCTCCGTTGAGCAGTTATCCTACATGCGACAAATGTCATCAGGAATTCATAACAGTCCACAAAATTCCCGAGAGCTGCTTCCAAATGTTGTCCATCGCCGAACCGACTGACATCAAGATAGAACCAGAGTTAATGATTAACGACGAGCTttcgaataatgaaaatattctCGAGGTGGACTCAGCAGTGGGTTTTGGGCCGATCGGACAGGATGACGAAATGCAAATCAAAAGAGAAAACGGTCATCAATTGTCATCAATTCCAGATGCTGTAACAATACGTAAGAAGGGCTCCTTGGGAAAAG GTGGGATACCGTTTGAATGTGAAAAGTGTGAACAAACATTTGCCACAAAATATAGACTAAAAGTGCACGTTCTAACTCATACGG GTGAACGACCCTTTCCTTGTCCATATTGTCAGAATGCATTTAGGGAATCGGCAACACTCCGAACtcacattcgaactcatacgg GGGAACGTCCCTTTACTTGTTCATATTGTTCGGAAGCGTTTATACAAATTTCATCGCTCCGATACCACATTCGCACTCATACGG GCgaacgtccctattcttgtCCACAATGTCCTAAGACGTTTGTAAAATCTTCAGCGCTCCAAATGCACATTCGAGCTCATCCGG AAGAGGAACCTTTATTCAAATGTAAAAAGTGTGAAAAAACATTCCCCTCAAGAACTAAACTAAAAGTGCACGTTCGAACTCATACCG GTAAAAGTCCCTACTCGTGTCCACACTGTCAGAACGCATATAGGAATCCTTCAACGCTCCGAGTACACATTCGAAGCCATACgg GTGAAAGTCCTTACgcttgtccacattgtccgaagATGTTCAAGCAAAGTTCATCGCTCAAGCCGCAtattcgaactcatacgg gtgaacgtcccttctcatgtccacattgtccgaagGCGTTTAGACAAAATACAGCGCTTAAACAGCACATTCTAATTCATACGGATTAG
- the LOC129768648 gene encoding zinc finger protein 239-like isoform X2, which produces MCNNIHHHVLVPSHQEQKLKTVLQKLRSFTSPLSSYPTCDKCHQEFITVHKIPESCFQMLSIAEPTDIKIEPELMINDELSNNENILEVDSAVGFGPIGQDDEMQIKRENGHQLSSIPDAVTIRKKGSLGKGGIPFECEKCEQTFATKYRLKVHVLTHTGERPFPCPYCQNAFRESATLRTHIRTHTGERPFTCSYCSEAFIQISSLRYHIRTHTGERPYSCPQCPKTFVKSSALQMHIRAHPEEEPLFKCKKCEKTFPSRTKLKVHVRTHTGKSPYSCPHCQNAYRNPSTLRVHIRSHTGESPYACPHCPKMFKQSSSLKPHIRTHTGERPFSCPHCPKAFRQNTALKQHILIHTD; this is translated from the exons ATGTGCAATAATATACACCATCACGTGCTGGTTCCCTCTCATCAAGAGCAGAAGCTAAAAACTGTCCTGCAGAAGTTGAGAAGTTTCACTTCTCCGTTGAGCAGTTATCCTACATGCGACAAATGTCATCAGGAATTCATAACAGTCCACAAAATTCCCGAGAGCTGCTTCCAAATGTTGTCCATCGCCGAACCGACTGACATCAAGATAGAACCAGAGTTAATGATTAACGACGAGCTttcgaataatgaaaatattctCGAGGTGGACTCAGCAGTGGGTTTTGGGCCGATCGGACAGGATGACGAAATGCAAATCAAAAGAGAAAACGGTCATCAATTGTCATCAATTCCAGATGCTGTAACAATACGTAAGAAGGGCTCCTTGGGAAAAG GTGGGATACCGTTTGAATGTGAAAAGTGTGAACAAACATTTGCCACAAAATATAGACTAAAAGTGCACGTTCTAACTCATACGG GTGAACGACCCTTTCCTTGTCCATATTGTCAGAATGCATTTAGGGAATCGGCAACACTCCGAACtcacattcgaactcatacgg GGGAACGTCCCTTTACTTGTTCATATTGTTCGGAAGCGTTTATACAAATTTCATCGCTCCGATACCACATTCGCACTCATACGG GCgaacgtccctattcttgtCCACAATGTCCTAAGACGTTTGTAAAATCTTCAGCGCTCCAAATGCACATTCGAGCTCATCCGG AAGAGGAACCTTTATTCAAATGTAAAAAGTGTGAAAAAACATTCCCCTCAAGAACTAAACTAAAAGTGCACGTTCGAACTCATACCG GTAAAAGTCCCTACTCGTGTCCACACTGTCAGAACGCATATAGGAATCCTTCAACGCTCCGAGTACACATTCGAAGCCATACgg GTGAAAGTCCTTACgcttgtccacattgtccgaagATGTTCAAGCAAAGTTCATCGCTCAAGCCGCAtattcgaactcatacgg gtgaacgtcccttctcatgtccacattgtccgaagGCGTTTAGACAAAATACAGCGCTTAAACAGCACATTCTAATTCATACGGATTAG